Proteins co-encoded in one Paracrocinitomix mangrovi genomic window:
- a CDS encoding membrane or secreted protein, producing the protein MKLALIAIALLAVGFAGIAIKIWGKKNGEFAGTCASNNPIFNKEGEPCSFCGARPDEKCLAEEKE; encoded by the coding sequence ATGAAACTAGCACTAATAGCAATCGCACTTTTGGCAGTAGGTTTTGCAGGTATTGCCATCAAAATTTGGGGAAAGAAAAATGGCGAGTTCGCCGGAACATGTGCCAGTAACAATCCTATATTCAATAAAGAAGGAGAACCTTGTAGCTTTTGTGGAGCTCGTCCTGATGAAAAATGCTTAGCAGAAGAGAAAGAGTAA
- a CDS encoding four helix bundle protein, with product MKQTFNGPIDKKSFYFAIDIVNTYKHLVKEEREFVLSKQLLRSGTAVGALSREAQNAESIKDFIHKYHIAQKECDETIFWIQLLTETGYLKAESANNLHYKSTELLRMIKSAILTAKSNLAKR from the coding sequence ATGAAACAAACCTTTAACGGACCTATTGACAAAAAGAGTTTTTATTTTGCAATTGACATAGTAAATACCTACAAACACCTAGTCAAAGAAGAAAGAGAATTCGTTCTTAGTAAACAATTATTGAGAAGTGGAACTGCAGTTGGGGCACTTTCTAGAGAAGCACAAAATGCTGAAAGTATTAAAGACTTCATTCACAAATACCATATCGCACAAAAAGAATGTGACGAAACAATTTTCTGGATTCAACTTCTGACTGAAACCGGATATTTAAAGGCTGAATCAGCAAATAATTTACATTATAAGTCTACTGAATTATTAAGGATGATTAAGAGTGCAATTTTAACTGCAAAGAGCAACTTAGCCAAAAGATGA
- a CDS encoding 2,3,4,5-tetrahydropyridine-2,6-dicarboxylate N-succinyltransferase — MQSIIEKAWEDRSLLETTEVQEAINQVIKQLDEGELRVAEPLADGNWQVNEWVKKAVVMYFPIRKMETIEVGPFEFHDKMALKTGYQQKGIRVVPHALARYGAYISKGVIMMPSYVNIGAYVDEGTMVDTWATVGSCAQIGKGVHLSGGVGIGGVLEPLQAAPVIIEDNAFIGSRCIVVEGVRVGKEAVLGANVVLTMSTKIIDITGDEPKEMKGYVPARSVVIPGSYTKKFPAGEYQVPCALIIGKRKESTDKKTSLNDALRENDVAV, encoded by the coding sequence ATGCAATCAATAATTGAAAAAGCCTGGGAAGACAGAAGTTTACTTGAAACAACCGAAGTACAAGAAGCCATTAATCAGGTAATAAAACAATTGGACGAAGGTGAATTGAGAGTTGCTGAACCATTAGCAGATGGTAACTGGCAAGTTAATGAGTGGGTAAAAAAGGCAGTTGTCATGTATTTTCCTATTAGAAAAATGGAAACCATTGAGGTTGGTCCTTTTGAATTTCATGATAAAATGGCGTTAAAAACCGGATATCAACAAAAAGGAATCAGGGTTGTTCCTCATGCACTTGCAAGATATGGAGCCTATATTTCAAAAGGTGTTATTATGATGCCATCTTATGTAAATATTGGTGCCTATGTAGATGAGGGAACTATGGTTGATACCTGGGCTACAGTTGGATCATGTGCTCAAATTGGAAAAGGAGTTCACTTAAGTGGAGGTGTAGGAATTGGTGGAGTTTTAGAGCCATTACAAGCTGCTCCGGTAATTATTGAAGACAATGCCTTTATTGGTTCAAGATGTATTGTTGTTGAAGGAGTACGTGTTGGTAAAGAAGCCGTTTTGGGTGCAAATGTGGTATTAACTATGTCTACCAAAATAATTGATATTACTGGAGATGAACCAAAAGAAATGAAAGGTTATGTCCCTGCTCGAAGCGTTGTAATTCCTGGATCTTATACTAAAAAGTTCCCTGCAGGAGAATATCAGGTACCATGTGCTTTAATCATTGGTAAAAGAAAAGAATCTACAGATAAGAAGACGAGTTTGAATGACGCATTGAGAGAGAATGATGTTGCAGTTTAA
- a CDS encoding YbaB/EbfC family nucleoid-associated protein — protein MFGNDMMKKLQQMQQQVEETKKRLDNIIIEGESGGVTVKVNGNGVVKDIIGGDNMEAEELKDHIIIASNKALEQANNTKELEMASSAKGIIPGM, from the coding sequence ATGTTTGGAAACGATATGATGAAAAAGTTGCAGCAAATGCAACAACAAGTAGAGGAAACTAAAAAGAGATTGGACAATATCATCATTGAAGGTGAGTCTGGTGGAGTAACTGTAAAGGTGAATGGAAATGGAGTTGTAAAAGACATCATTGGAGGAGATAATATGGAAGCAGAAGAGTTAAAAGACCATATTATAATTGCCTCAAATAAGGCTTTAGAACAAGCAAATAATACCAAAGAGCTTGAAATGGCAAGTTCAGCTAAGGGAATCATTCCTGGAATGTAA
- a CDS encoding sulfite exporter TauE/SafE family protein: protein MDIVVLIIVAFGASWLTFFCGFGLGTLLTPVFYFIFNDMVLAIAGTAVVHFLNNIFKFLLMNKSINWKIALPFGLAAIPAAFLGAKLIDVFQNEILLTYQLANKTFEIQLFNLVFGIILIGFALIEIIPKWSLAFSKQSLIIGGLISGFFGGLSGHQGALRTAFLIRYQLEKEVFIATGIVVALAVDISRTTTYFYDYGFEAVQQGWQMILFALGAALAGAITGKLFLKKIKMQFLTNAVSIAMIVFGIALALGFLNK, encoded by the coding sequence ATGGATATTGTAGTCCTCATAATTGTTGCTTTTGGAGCCAGTTGGTTGACTTTTTTCTGTGGATTTGGTCTAGGAACTTTGTTAACACCGGTATTCTACTTCATTTTTAATGATATGGTGCTGGCTATTGCCGGAACAGCAGTTGTCCATTTTTTAAATAACATCTTCAAATTTTTGTTGATGAATAAAAGCATCAATTGGAAGATTGCCTTACCATTTGGCCTAGCTGCCATTCCTGCTGCATTTTTGGGTGCTAAACTCATAGATGTTTTTCAAAATGAAATTCTTTTAACCTACCAATTAGCAAACAAAACATTTGAAATTCAGCTGTTTAATCTTGTATTTGGAATTATTCTTATTGGTTTCGCATTGATAGAAATTATTCCAAAATGGAGTCTTGCTTTTTCCAAACAAAGCCTCATTATTGGTGGTTTGATTAGTGGATTTTTTGGAGGTTTAAGTGGACATCAAGGTGCGTTAAGAACTGCATTTTTAATTAGATATCAGCTAGAGAAGGAAGTTTTTATTGCAACCGGAATCGTTGTTGCGTTGGCAGTTGATATTTCACGTACAACTACTTATTTTTATGACTACGGTTTTGAAGCAGTGCAACAAGGTTGGCAAATGATACTATTTGCACTTGGTGCAGCTTTGGCAGGCGCAATTACAGGTAAGTTATTTTTAAAGAAGATTAAAATGCAATTTCTTACAAATGCAGTATCAATAGCAATGATCGTTTTTGGAATTGCATTAGCTTTAGGTTTTCTCAATAAGTAA
- a CDS encoding 5-formyltetrahydrofolate cyclo-ligase → MDKKTLRQQYIEKRKQLSNSERNDLSEKIFELIKANFELEGKKISVFIPIERFNEVNTWELINNVKADYYLPLMVNDQLKHLKYESIAQLKLNSWGILEPTHGTEIEPVHFDIVIVPLLVIDSNGNRVGYGKGFYDGFLKDCSQKCKFIGVSFFEPISQIDDVFEADIPLHYCATPNKMYSFK, encoded by the coding sequence ATGGATAAAAAAACACTGCGTCAGCAATATATTGAAAAACGTAAACAACTGTCCAATTCAGAAAGGAATGATCTATCTGAAAAGATTTTTGAATTGATTAAAGCCAACTTCGAGTTAGAAGGTAAAAAGATCAGTGTTTTTATTCCTATTGAAAGGTTTAACGAAGTCAATACTTGGGAATTAATTAATAATGTAAAGGCTGATTATTATTTACCTTTAATGGTAAACGATCAATTAAAACATCTCAAGTACGAATCAATTGCTCAATTAAAATTGAATTCTTGGGGCATTTTAGAGCCCACTCACGGAACTGAAATTGAACCCGTTCATTTTGATATTGTGATCGTTCCATTATTAGTAATAGACAGTAATGGAAATAGAGTAGGATATGGAAAGGGGTTTTATGATGGCTTTTTGAAAGACTGTTCTCAAAAATGTAAGTTTATTGGTGTAAGTTTTTTTGAACCAATCAGTCAAATAGATGATGTATTTGAAGCAGATATTCCTTTACATTATTGTGCGACACCAAATAAAATGTATTCGTTTAAATAA
- a CDS encoding DUF547 domain-containing protein yields MKHLLFTLSLVLVTSFSFSSERPDHELFTKLLQKHVSADGKVNYKGFMDDIDAFDEYLVELRMKAPVSDWSSAEKKAFYLNAYNAYTIKFIITKYPVKSPKDVKFSGKEMWEFRMVQIGPQKYSLNQVEDNILRRMNDPRIHFAINCGALSCPKLLNEAYTADKINSQLTKVTKAFIKDEKFNELKAKKIKVSKIFEWYAEDFKDEGGVIGFINKYADITVETDAKIEYLEYDWTLNEQ; encoded by the coding sequence ATGAAACATCTATTATTTACCCTATCATTAGTACTTGTAACATCTTTTTCTTTTTCTTCAGAAAGACCGGATCATGAATTGTTTACTAAACTTTTACAAAAGCACGTTTCTGCTGATGGAAAAGTGAATTATAAGGGATTCATGGATGATATTGATGCATTTGATGAGTATTTAGTGGAGTTGAGAATGAAAGCACCTGTAAGTGATTGGTCAAGTGCCGAAAAGAAAGCATTCTATCTCAATGCATATAATGCATACACAATTAAATTCATTATCACTAAATATCCTGTAAAATCACCTAAAGATGTTAAGTTTTCAGGAAAAGAAATGTGGGAATTTAGAATGGTGCAAATCGGACCTCAAAAGTATTCATTAAACCAGGTAGAAGACAATATTTTACGAAGAATGAATGATCCAAGAATTCATTTCGCTATTAATTGTGGAGCACTGTCATGTCCTAAATTGCTTAATGAGGCATATACTGCAGATAAGATCAATTCGCAATTAACAAAAGTTACTAAGGCTTTTATAAAGGATGAAAAATTCAATGAACTAAAAGCTAAAAAAATTAAAGTATCCAAAATATTCGAATGGTATGCAGAGGATTTTAAGGATGAAGGTGGAGTTATTGGATTTATCAATAAGTACGCAGACATTACTGTTGAAACTGATGCTAAAATAGAGTATCTGGAGTATGATTGGACTTTAAATGAGCAGTAG
- a CDS encoding TIGR04282 family arsenosugar biosynthesis glycosyltransferase — protein sequence MTNKNLLIVFVKNVLLGKVKTRLAASIGDFGAYEVYKELVDITETETARLSNCDIHIYFSDVVIESKWPEKAKFVQQGNDLGEKMENAFAHGFSLGYDKVVGVGSDLPDLNASIILEGFDALETADTVFGPSADGGYYLLGMKRLYKEIFKDIPWSTDTVLSDTLTALSKTERSVNLLTELNDIDNIEDLKSSSIAYKFTKYYELSRSNQ from the coding sequence ATGACAAACAAAAATCTTCTTATCGTTTTTGTAAAAAACGTCTTGTTGGGTAAAGTAAAAACCAGATTAGCCGCATCTATTGGAGATTTTGGAGCTTACGAGGTATATAAAGAGTTGGTGGACATTACAGAAACTGAAACAGCTCGACTTTCAAATTGTGATATACACATTTATTTTTCGGATGTTGTTATAGAATCTAAATGGCCTGAGAAAGCAAAGTTTGTACAGCAAGGAAATGACCTGGGAGAGAAAATGGAAAATGCATTTGCACATGGTTTTTCATTAGGATATGATAAAGTTGTTGGTGTAGGTTCAGATTTACCAGACTTGAATGCATCTATCATCTTAGAAGGATTTGACGCACTGGAAACTGCCGATACCGTTTTTGGTCCTTCTGCTGATGGCGGTTATTACTTGTTAGGGATGAAAAGATTATACAAGGAGATTTTTAAAGATATTCCTTGGTCAACAGATACCGTATTGTCAGATACTTTAACTGCATTAAGTAAAACTGAAAGATCAGTAAATCTGCTTACAGAACTAAATGATATTGACAATATTGAAGATTTAAAATCTTCATCAATCGCATATAAATTCACGAAATATTATGAGTTATCAAGAAGCAACCAATGA
- the arsM gene encoding arsenosugar biosynthesis arsenite methyltransferase ArsM, translated as MSYQEATNELYRKAAIDPDVGLCCTTNPIWQLPGLDIPLIMQEMNYGCGSTVNPGDLANNPKILYVGAGGGMELLQFAYFNRNEGGVIGLDILDEMLEASRKNFVEAEKLNPWFKSSFVDLRKGDALDLPVEDNSIDVAAQNCVFNIFKADDLKKALSEMYRVLKPGGRLVMSDPVCEQEMSEDLRSDDRLRAACLSGAIPLKDYIKMITDVGFGTIEIRAKRAYRVLSPRHYNTNELIYLESVEVCAIKDPMPSDGPCVFTGKTAIYYGEEELFDDGKGHTLLLNQPLAVCDKTAGALASLGRDDIFISESTYHYDGGGCC; from the coding sequence ATGAGTTATCAAGAAGCAACCAATGAGTTGTATAGAAAGGCTGCAATAGATCCGGATGTCGGGTTATGTTGCACAACAAATCCAATTTGGCAATTACCGGGATTAGATATTCCGTTGATAATGCAAGAAATGAATTATGGATGTGGTAGTACAGTAAATCCAGGTGATTTGGCTAACAATCCAAAAATTCTTTACGTTGGAGCAGGTGGAGGAATGGAACTTTTACAATTTGCGTATTTCAATAGAAATGAAGGCGGAGTAATAGGTTTGGATATTTTAGATGAAATGCTGGAGGCGTCAAGAAAAAACTTCGTTGAAGCTGAAAAGTTAAATCCATGGTTTAAATCGTCTTTTGTTGACTTAAGAAAAGGAGATGCTTTGGATTTGCCAGTAGAGGATAATTCAATTGATGTAGCCGCTCAAAACTGTGTATTCAATATATTTAAAGCAGATGATTTAAAAAAGGCATTAAGCGAAATGTATCGTGTTTTAAAACCGGGAGGTAGATTGGTTATGTCTGATCCGGTTTGTGAACAAGAAATGTCAGAAGATTTAAGAAGTGATGACAGATTAAGAGCTGCTTGTTTGTCGGGAGCTATTCCATTAAAAGATTACATCAAAATGATTACTGATGTAGGATTTGGTACTATTGAAATTAGAGCAAAAAGAGCTTATAGAGTATTATCACCAAGACATTACAATACTAATGAGTTGATTTATCTTGAATCAGTAGAAGTTTGTGCTATTAAAGATCCCATGCCTTCTGATGGACCATGTGTGTTTACAGGAAAAACTGCAATCTATTACGGGGAAGAGGAATTGTTTGATGATGGAAAAGGACATACTTTGTTGCTTAATCAACCATTAGCAGTTTGTGATAAAACTGCCGGAGCTTTAGCATCATTAGGAAGAGATGATATTTTTATTTCAGAATCTACTTACCATTATGATGGTGGTGGATGCTGTTAA
- a CDS encoding gliding motility-associated C-terminal domain-containing protein: MKNIVLAILSISIITIGYSQTPNNCGNFTSTGSSSASGYADPNAACGANVPGTITGGAAAWTGTSCSGTIVSTVTGPPVNCLVVSYGAVNTDDYGTISTDSGGPLTLSVVNAGVNGNVIGPFNCGSGYYGNVMVTVCSSTPFSQVILTNTGCSSGWVINCADQGTCSNSVTAGADNFSTVMCGGTIDLDNLVTGDAGGTWTETTIPASGAFNTSTGVFNANGLQNGTYTFQYEVTGGCAGSDIAQFSVTVDCQCLITNMTANIGACSGGTYSTTGLIQFANPPSTGQLIVEDCFGNQDVFNAPFGTSVNYTITGQNPNGAPCDITAYFTADMLCAQTINYTAPTCPCFINNFTANIGLCQSVDNTYGLDGIVEFTNPPSSGTLVIQVDNGTTIYDTIINAPFTSPQSWSISGIPSDAAASSVTAYFVLNPSCTSTINYTAPGSCACYADIGTFTATMTGSSSNNYVLCYGDQINITSNGDWVGPGEMFNPPGPVYNPGVSWLMYSCPPTVATVPDPNDNVPDDPCFIGLISNTNMSDINDLAWINSFPPGTFTDNIIYWVPLTFYDQSGGTYSFVNGNSLPCYEMGAPYAVQYLPDFTSSFTEDCLAGTATITVGGALPAIDGSNFTATNLQPSTASFANNTATDGGTITINGLQGGDMWSFDITDANGCPYTVTGGPFPPLEDPGFNYPQSSWCTSEAATMPNITGVPGGTFTSTPAGLSINAGSGQITPSTSTPGTYDITYTTPGACFDDSTLTITIASTPTVDPIADQTVCNGDNFTGITFTGSAGTTFNWVNNNTNIGLGASGTGNIATFAGTAGIVQEVANITVTPVAGACTGTAESFFLTVNPTEDPGFSYSAPDYCADAAVQSPNITGTTGGTFSVTPAGLSINTATGDITPSTSTPGTYDVTYTTPGPCTETSTVSVTINPVPDVNPIADQTVCVGSNFTAVNFTGSVAGTTFDWTNTNTAIGLAASGNGNIAAFTGQTNGGNITGTVTVTPSTSSCTGTAETFNLTVNDLDDASFEYSPGLTYCQTAADPVINITGLQNGNFTYIVASGGPTLDLDANTGAVALATSDIGAYNITYGTVGATGSLCPNTFTLQLVITPAPVADFTLGDYCANVADPLPTYINGGSGGTFSSTAGLIINANTGMVDLSASTPGTYIVTNEINVPGCALASATDDITIYGLPDATISGTTDICDGDPLPNITINATAGSPLWDFTYNFNGTPTTITGSSATNVITSAAVGTYDLVSITDGNGCTNPITGQAVIGLFPTPNVDPIGNQTVCEGDDLLVNTFSSDIPGSTFSWTVTNGVDAGFGTSGTGDIGTFTGANTTTSPLLAIIDVVATSPDGCVGPPQTFTITVNPLPNPSFTADTLYGCEPLAVQFTNTTDINSSNCVWTFSNGISLNGCGSVYYSFPSGVFDVTLSTVSTAGCASEVTYSNLITVVPTPTALFTYSPQETNVLDPVIDFNNNSIDAYSYTWNFGDDSGYSFEENPTHEYPEVPEEYMVTLIAYDENGWCPDTMRQIVTIDDILIFYVPNIFTPDGDEFNQNFKPIFYSGYDKFNYHLTIFNRWGEIIFESYNADYGWNGHYGDGGLVQDGVYVWQIEFKETMSDKEYVKRGHVTVLK, from the coding sequence ATGAAGAATATCGTATTAGCTATTCTATCTATATCCATTATAACAATTGGATATTCACAAACACCTAACAACTGTGGAAATTTCACATCTACTGGTAGTTCATCTGCTAGTGGATATGCAGATCCCAACGCGGCTTGTGGTGCAAATGTTCCCGGAACAATTACCGGTGGTGCTGCGGCTTGGACAGGAACATCTTGTTCAGGAACAATTGTCTCTACAGTAACAGGTCCTCCTGTAAACTGCTTAGTAGTTTCTTATGGAGCCGTTAATACTGATGACTATGGTACCATTTCCACTGACTCAGGTGGCCCACTTACATTATCTGTCGTAAATGCCGGCGTTAATGGAAATGTAATTGGACCGTTCAATTGTGGTTCGGGATACTATGGTAATGTAATGGTTACTGTTTGTTCATCAACTCCCTTTTCTCAAGTAATCTTAACAAATACAGGATGCTCATCCGGATGGGTAATTAACTGTGCAGATCAAGGAACTTGTTCTAATTCAGTTACAGCAGGAGCTGACAATTTTTCTACTGTAATGTGCGGTGGAACAATTGATTTAGACAACTTGGTTACAGGAGATGCCGGTGGAACCTGGACTGAAACAACTATTCCAGCATCTGGTGCATTTAACACATCCACAGGTGTTTTCAACGCCAATGGATTGCAAAATGGAACATATACCTTTCAATATGAAGTTACAGGTGGATGTGCTGGATCAGATATCGCCCAATTCTCTGTTACTGTTGATTGTCAATGTTTAATCACTAACATGACCGCTAATATCGGAGCCTGTTCTGGAGGAACTTATAGTACTACAGGGCTTATTCAATTTGCCAATCCTCCGTCTACAGGTCAGTTAATTGTAGAAGATTGTTTTGGTAATCAAGATGTTTTTAACGCTCCTTTTGGAACGTCCGTCAATTATACGATTACCGGACAAAATCCCAACGGTGCACCTTGTGATATAACAGCCTATTTTACTGCTGATATGTTGTGTGCTCAAACTATTAATTATACAGCTCCAACGTGTCCTTGCTTTATCAATAACTTCACTGCAAATATTGGATTATGTCAAAGTGTTGATAACACTTATGGTTTAGATGGTATCGTAGAATTTACAAATCCGCCTTCAAGCGGAACACTTGTTATTCAAGTGGACAATGGTACCACAATTTATGACACAATCATAAATGCTCCTTTTACTTCTCCTCAAAGCTGGAGTATTTCCGGAATTCCTTCAGATGCTGCGGCAAGTTCAGTAACAGCCTATTTTGTGTTAAACCCTTCATGTACTAGTACTATTAACTATACAGCTCCGGGTTCTTGTGCTTGTTATGCTGATATTGGGACATTTACTGCTACTATGACTGGTTCTAGCTCAAATAACTATGTACTGTGTTATGGAGACCAAATAAATATTACTTCTAATGGTGACTGGGTTGGACCGGGTGAAATGTTTAACCCTCCCGGACCAGTTTATAATCCGGGTGTATCATGGTTAATGTATAGCTGCCCTCCTACTGTTGCTACTGTACCTGATCCAAATGACAATGTACCGGATGATCCTTGTTTTATTGGTTTAATCTCCAATACTAACATGAGTGACATTAATGATTTAGCGTGGATTAATTCTTTCCCTCCGGGAACCTTTACTGATAATATTATTTATTGGGTTCCTTTAACTTTTTATGATCAATCTGGTGGAACTTACAGTTTTGTTAATGGAAACTCCTTGCCATGTTATGAAATGGGAGCACCTTACGCGGTTCAATATCTTCCTGATTTTACCAGTTCTTTTACAGAAGACTGTTTAGCTGGAACGGCGACAATTACTGTTGGAGGAGCGTTACCGGCAATAGATGGATCTAACTTTACTGCAACCAATTTACAACCTTCAACAGCTTCATTTGCAAATAATACTGCAACTGATGGAGGAACCATTACAATAAATGGTTTACAAGGAGGTGACATGTGGTCATTTGACATTACAGACGCCAATGGTTGTCCATACACAGTTACAGGAGGTCCTTTTCCTCCTTTAGAAGATCCTGGATTCAATTATCCTCAATCCTCATGGTGTACATCTGAAGCTGCCACAATGCCAAATATTACCGGTGTACCTGGTGGAACATTTACCTCTACTCCGGCCGGACTTTCAATAAACGCTGGATCAGGACAAATAACACCAAGTACTTCTACACCGGGAACATATGACATTACTTATACTACCCCTGGAGCGTGTTTTGACGATTCAACTTTGACAATTACTATTGCAAGCACACCAACTGTTGATCCTATTGCCGACCAAACAGTTTGTAATGGAGATAATTTCACCGGAATTACTTTTACCGGAAGCGCAGGAACAACGTTTAACTGGGTAAACAATAATACAAACATTGGTTTAGGTGCATCTGGCACAGGAAATATCGCCACGTTCGCAGGAACTGCTGGTATTGTTCAAGAAGTAGCCAATATTACTGTTACACCTGTTGCCGGAGCATGTACAGGAACAGCTGAAAGTTTCTTTCTTACTGTTAATCCGACAGAAGATCCGGGATTCTCATATTCGGCACCAGACTATTGTGCTGATGCAGCTGTACAATCACCAAATATTACAGGAACAACCGGAGGTACTTTTAGTGTTACTCCAGCCGGATTAAGTATTAATACTGCCACAGGAGATATTACTCCTTCTACCTCAACACCTGGAACATATGATGTAACCTATACTACTCCGGGACCTTGTACTGAGACATCTACTGTTTCAGTAACGATTAACCCTGTACCAGATGTTAATCCAATAGCTGATCAAACAGTTTGTGTTGGATCTAACTTTACCGCAGTGAATTTTACCGGTTCAGTTGCCGGAACTACTTTCGATTGGACAAATACCAATACAGCTATTGGTTTAGCTGCTAGTGGAAATGGAAACATTGCTGCTTTTACTGGTCAGACAAACGGAGGAAATATTACCGGTACAGTTACTGTTACACCTTCAACTTCAAGTTGTACAGGAACAGCAGAAACATTTAATTTGACCGTAAATGATTTAGATGATGCATCATTTGAATATTCACCTGGATTGACATATTGTCAAACGGCTGCGGATCCAGTAATTAATATTACAGGTTTACAAAACGGAAACTTTACCTACATTGTTGCTTCAGGAGGTCCTACTTTAGATTTAGATGCCAATACTGGAGCTGTCGCTCTAGCAACAAGTGATATCGGAGCTTATAATATTACTTATGGAACAGTTGGTGCTACCGGATCATTGTGCCCTAACACATTTACTTTGCAGTTAGTTATTACTCCGGCGCCAGTAGCAGACTTTACTTTAGGAGATTATTGCGCAAATGTAGCGGACCCTCTTCCAACTTATATCAATGGAGGTAGTGGTGGTACTTTTAGTTCTACTGCAGGTTTAATAATTAATGCAAATACCGGAATGGTAGATTTGAGTGCTAGTACTCCTGGTACATATATCGTAACAAATGAAATTAATGTTCCCGGTTGTGCTTTAGCTTCTGCAACAGATGACATTACAATTTACGGTTTACCAGATGCTACTATATCAGGTACTACTGATATTTGTGATGGAGATCCATTACCAAACATTACCATCAACGCAACTGCGGGTTCACCTTTATGGGACTTTACTTATAACTTTAATGGAACTCCAACAACCATTACAGGTTCTTCAGCTACTAATGTAATTACATCTGCTGCTGTTGGAACTTATGATTTGGTTTCTATTACAGACGGAAATGGTTGTACAAATCCTATCACAGGTCAAGCTGTAATTGGATTATTTCCTACCCCGAATGTTGACCCAATAGGAAATCAAACTGTATGTGAAGGTGATGACTTGTTAGTTAACACATTCTCTTCAGATATTCCAGGTTCTACCTTTAGTTGGACAGTTACCAATGGAGTTGATGCCGGTTTTGGAACTTCAGGAACTGGAGACATTGGAACATTTACCGGTGCCAATACTACAACTTCTCCTTTATTGGCGATAATAGATGTTGTGGCAACATCACCTGATGGTTGCGTTGGTCCACCACAAACATTTACAATAACTGTAAATCCTTTACCGAATCCAAGTTTTACAGCTGACACATTATACGGATGCGAACCTTTAGCTGTACAATTCACCAATACTACTGACATAAATAGTAGCAATTGTGTTTGGACATTTAGTAACGGTATTTCTTTAAACGGATGTGGAAGTGTTTATTATTCATTCCCTTCAGGAGTGTTTGATGTGACTTTATCAACTGTTTCAACAGCAGGATGTGCAAGTGAGGTAACTTATAGTAATTTAATTACTGTGGTTCCTACCCCTACTGCATTGTTTACCTATAGCCCACAAGAAACTAACGTATTGGACCCTGTAATTGATTTTAACAATAACTCAATAGACGCTTATTCATATACCTGGAATTTTGGAGATGACTCAGGATACTCTTTTGAAGAAAATCCTACACATGAGTACCCTGAAGTTCCTGAAGAGTATATGGTAACATTAATTGCTTATGATGAAAATGGATGGTGTCCGGATACAATGAGACAAATTGTAACTATTGACGACATTTTGATTTTCTATGTTCCTAACATTTTCACACCTGATGGAGATGAGTTTAATCAAAACTTTAAACCAATTTTCTACTCAGGATATGATAAGTTCAATTATCACTTAACCATCTTCAACAGATGGGGTGAAATTATATTTGAATCATACAATGCAGATTATGGTTGGAACGGTCACTACGGAGATGGTGGTTTAGTTCAAGATGGTGTTTATGTATGGCAGATAGAATTTAAAGAAACAATGTCTGACAAAGAATATGTCAAGCGAGGACATGTCACAGTATTGAAATAA
- a CDS encoding PKD domain-containing protein, with the protein MKTSLLLFLFTLITSVGFGQSNSNDPCATIVPDFNTEHRLPAGGIQFTDASQPTGSQTLTFAWDFGNGNTSSDKNPFMTFDEGTYQVKLTISDQNGCSKEITKEVVFSYNGE; encoded by the coding sequence ATGAAAACCTCTTTACTATTATTTTTATTTACCCTAATAACTTCAGTTGGATTCGGTCAAAGCAATTCTAACGATCCTTGCGCTACTATTGTACCGGATTTCAATACAGAACATAGACTTCCTGCAGGTGGAATTCAGTTTACTGATGCTTCTCAACCTACAGGATCTCAAACATTAACTTTCGCCTGGGATTTTGGAAATGGCAATACCTCTTCAGACAAAAATCCATTTATGACTTTTGATGAAGGTACATATCAAGTAAAATTGACCATTTCAGATCAAAATGGTTGTTCAAAAGAAATTACCAAAGAAGTTGTATTCTCATATAACGGGGAATAA